The sequence GGGTCTGCACGGCCGCGACGAAGCGCGCAAGCCAGGTCAGCGCCGACAGTTCGCCGACGCCGAAGCGCAGCCGCCCGCTCAAGCCCTTTTCCCCCGCGAACGCGTCCTGCAGCGCGGCCACCGATTCCAGCACGCGGACGGCCGCGGGCAGCAGCGCGACGCCGTCCTCGGTCAGCACCGCGCGATGGCCGCTGCGATCGAACAGCGTGCGCCCGACCGCCTGCTCCAGCTCGTTGATTCGCTTCGATAAGGACGAGATCGACAGATGAAGCCGCTGCGCGGCGGTCGAGAAATTCGCGCAGGTCGCCGCCCAATAAAAGGCATCGAGTTGCTTGAGCGTCGGAGTAGCCATGATTATTCGCTTTTATCGAACGATTTCGTTTGAAGATTATCGCTTTTTATCGATGTGGCAGCTGCATAGAATGGCTGCGTCGCGTCAGGAAAGCCCAACAATGAGCACTGTCACCTCTTCTCCCATCGTCGAAGCGAGCCGGCCCGCGGCCAGCGCCGCCGCCACGCCGCGCGCGCTGCGGGGTGTCCTGAGCCTGCACGACTTCGAAGCGAGGGCGCGCCGCGCGCTGCCGCGCCCGATCTTCGGCTACGTCGGCGGCGCGGCCGAAGACAACCGCACCCGCGACGACAACCGAGCCGCCTTCGACGAATACGGCTTCGTCACGCGCGTGCTGCGCGACGTCTCGCAGCGGCAGCAGGGTGTCGAGCTGTTCGGCCGGCGCTACGCGTCGCCGTTCGGCATCGCGCCGATGGGCATCAACGCGCTGTCGACGTATCGCGGCGACATCGTGCTCGCGCGCGCCGCGCAGCACGCGGGGATCGCGTCGATCATGAGCGGCTCGTCGCTGATTCCGCTCGAAGACGTGGCCGCCGCCGCGCCCGACACGTGGTTCCAGGCCTACCTGCCGGGCGATGCCGGGCGCATCCGCGCGCTCGTCGAGCGCGTCGCGCGCGCCGGCTACCGGACGCTCGTCGTCACCGTCGACATTCCGGTGTCGGCGAACCGCGAAAACAACGTGCGCAGCGGCTTCTCCACGCCGCTGCGCCCGAGCCCGCGCCTGTTCTGGGACGGGCTGACGCGGCCGCGCTGGCTGTTGGGCACGTTCGCGCGCACGTTGCTCGCGCACGGCATGCCGCATTTCGAGAATTCGTTCGCGACGCGCGGCGCGCCGATTCTTTCCGCCAACGTGCTGCGCGACTTTTCCGCGCGCGACCATCTGAGCTGGGCGCACGTGCGGCAAATCCGCGAGCAATGGGCGGGCGAGCTCGTGATCAAGGGCGTGCTCAGCGTCGAGGACGCGCGGATCGCGCGCGAGGCGGGCGCCGACGGCATCATCCTGTCCAACCACGGCGGCCGCCAGCTGGACGGCGCCGTATCGCCGATGCGGATCCTGCGCGACGTGGTGCAGGCTGTCGGCAACGGGTATCCGGTGATGATCGACAGCGGTTTTCGCCGGGGCTCGGACGTGCTGAAGGCCGTGGCGCTCGGCGCGCGGATGGTGTTCGTCGGACGGCCGTTCAACTATGCGGCCGCGGTGGCGGGCGAGGCCGGCGTCGCGCATGCGATCCGCCTGCTGCGCGAAGAGGTGGACCGGAATCTGGCGATGCTGGGCGCGAACGGCTGCGACGCGCTGACGCCCGACATGCTGATTCGCAAGCGCTGACGGCGCCGGGCGGTTCGATCGCGAAGGGCCGCCGCGGCGGCGGTCATGCGCGCCCGACGACGCCTCGCCGCCGAGGGTCGAGGCGTCGTCGGGCGCTTGCCGCCGGCGGCGAATCGCGCTGCGCTACGCGCGCTTTTTCTCCTGCAACGCGCGAATGCGCATCACCGCCGCGGTGTCGCGCACCGTCGATTCGTACATCTGCGCGAGGTCGTGCTTGAGCGTGGTGCGCGAGCCGCCGTCGAGGTACACCATGTGTCCGGACGGATAGAAGCGCGCGGACAGGTTCTGCCGCACCTTCGGGTCCTCGAGCGGCATCTGCTGCAGATCGAGCACCGTCTGGTAGAACGGCGTGACGAAATCGTAGAGCCCGTTCGCCGACAGCACCTTCAGATCGACGTTGAGCGCCATCGTCGCGGCGAGATCGCCCGCCGTGTACAGGATCACGTTGCCCTTCGCGTCGACGCCCTGCTGTTCGCCCGTCGGATCGATGTGGCCGAAGTCCCAGTACTTGAATGCCTGGTCGTTCAGGTCGGTGAACGACGAGTTCGACGTGTACTTCAACTGCTCGTTCAGGTACGTATTCCACATCGCCGTGTAGACGCCCGACACAGCCGTCATCGTCGGATCGTTGCCGCCCGAGTTCGGATCGATCCGGCCCGCGATCCCCGATTCGATTCCCGTCACGCGGCCGTCGTACGCGCCGAGCGCGAGGCCTTGTGCCTTCAGCAGCGTCGTGAGGAACAGCGCGTTGCCGCGCGCGTCGTAGCCCGCGATGTCGAGGCTCCACGACAGCAACGTCGTCGTGTCGATGCCGGTGTAGTCGGACAGCTTCTTGACGACGGCCGCATCGGCCTGCGGGAACTTGCGCAGCGCGCCGAGATAGTCGGTGCGCGCGAACTGCGCGACCTCCTCCACGAACGCGCCGAGATCGGTCGGCGTCGGCGCGACGCCGAGCCGCTTGTGATACCACGCGTCGGCCGCCGCGGTGGGCAGCGCGCCTACCGGATTGCCCGCCTGCCGGTAATCGAGAATCGACGACTGCAGCGTGATCCCGTTCAGGTCGACGCCGTCCTCGTGCAGCTTGTACGCGAGCACGCAGCTGCGCGCGGTGCCGTACGATTCGCCGAACAGGTACTTCGGCGAATTCCACCGGTTGTGCTTCGTCAGATAGCGCTTGATGAACTGCTTGATCGAGTTCGCGTCCTGATCGACGCCCCAGAAATCGCGGTTCTTGCGCGGCGCGATCGCCGCCGAATAGCCGGTGCCGACCGGGTTGATGAACACGAGATCGCTCTTGTCGAGCAGGCTGTCCGGGTTGTCTTCCATCCGGTACGGCGCGGGCGGCGTGAAGCTCGGCATCGACGTGCGGATGCGCCGCGGCGCGAACGAGCCGAGCAGCACGAACACGGCCGACGAGCCCGGCCCGCCGTTGTAGAAGAACGTGACGGGGCGCGTTTGCTCCTGCTGGCCGTCCTGCGTGAACGCGACGTAGAAGATCTTCGCATCCGGCTGCGAGCTGCTCGGATCGACGGTCACGAGATGGCCCGCCGCGGCCGTGTACGCGATCGTGCGGCCGTCGATCCGGACCGTGTGGTGCGTGATCGCGGCGGCCTCGGTGGTGTCCGTCACCGAATCGTCGGGGCCGTTGCCGTAGGCGACCGGATCGAAGAACGGCTGGTCGCCGTCGTCCTTCGGCGCGACGATGACCGGCGGCGGCGCGTGAACCGAGCCGTTCGCGCCGTGATGGAGCGGCTGCGCGCCGCCGGAGGAAGTCGAATCGATGCTCATCGTGCTGCTCCTTCTGTGCGATTGAGGGTGCATGAACGAATCGTCAATCGTGCCAAGCCGTTTGCCGCCGACACCGGTCGCGCGCGCCGCTGCCGCTGCGGCGAATCGCGCCGGGCCGGCTTCGGACCGGCTTCGCGCAATGCGCTGCCGCCGCTGCCGTCACTGCTTCACCGCAACGGCCGCGACGCGCCGTTGCGGCGCCGGCCTCGCCGCATCCGGCGCGCCGGTGATTCGAAACCATCGTCGCCGCGCCGCTCGCGCGGCGATGGTGCGCGGCATGCGTCGCGCGCCTTCGTCGGTTGCCGCCGTCGGTTGCCTTCGTCGGTTGCGTGTCGTCCGTTGCTCGGCCCTGTCGCCGCTGTCGCGAAGATCGCACCGCCACCCGCCGCCGCGCGCCGTTCACGATGCGCCAGCGCCACCGAACCGCCGCGGCCGGTGTCGGCTCCAGCCGCGCCGTTCGTGCCGTTCGTGCCGTTCGTGCCGTTCGCGCCGTTCGCGCCGTTCGCGCCGTTCGCGCCGTTCGCGCCGTTCGCGCCGTTCGCGCCGTTCGCGCCGTTCGCGCCGTTCGCGCCGTTCGCGCCGTTCGCGCCGTTCGCGCCGTTCGCGCCGTCAGAATCCCGGCAGCCCCCTCCAACGTCAAGCGCCGCAACGCCGCAACCTGCGCGCCGCCGCATTCGATGCGCGCGCCCGCGGCCGCGGCGGCGCCCAGGCGCGGCGTGCAAGCCGCCGCGCACCGTCGCCTCGGCTTGCCGTCAATCAGCCCGCCGCGCCGCCTTTCAGCGCCGCCGCGACCTTCGCGCCGTCCGGGCTGCCGAGCCCCGTGCACGCGTCCCAGCCCGGCGTCGCCGCATACGCGCCGTTATCGCCCACCGAGATGTCGTGCAGCGCGCCCGCGTTCCGGTACAGCTTCGGGTTGATCCAGCCCGCGGGGCTGCCCGCCGCCGCATTGATCCGCGCGACGAGCGCGGCCCACAGCGGTGCGACGGCGCTCGTGCCGCCCATCACCGTCGACGTGCCCGCGACGAACACCTCGTAGCCCGTCGCGGGCGACACATCGCCCGCGACGTCCGGCACGCCGCGCTTCGCGAGCGGCGACGCGCCGCCACCCTGCGCGAGCGTCGCGCTCAGGCCGCTCTGCCACTGCGGCACGTCGAACACGGCGCTGACGCCGCCGCCCGCCGCCTCGTCGTTCCACACCACTTCGCTACGGATGCCCTGCCCCGGCAGCGCGTCGAGCCGCGTGCCGCCGCACGCGAGCACGTACGGGCTCGATGCTGGGAAATCGACGTGATTCGTGCCGTCCTGCAGGCCGTCGTTCGAGCCGTCATCGCCGGACGCCGCGCACACGGTCACGCCGAGCGCCGCGGCCGACTGCAGCACGCTATCGAAGGCCTGGATCGATTGCGACGTCCAGTTCGCCTCCGCCGCGCCCCAACTGATCGACACGACGGAGGGCCGGTTCGTCGTGTCGTGCACCGCCTGATTGACCGCCTGGATGAAGCCGGCGTCGCTGTTCTGCGCGAAATAGACGGCAATCGTCGCGCCGGGCGCGATCGCGCCCGCGATCTCGATATCGAGCGCGACTTCGCCGTCCGGCCCGCTCGGATCGCCCGTCGGCGCGTTGCGCCCCGCGCCGACGCTCACGTCGACGAGCTTCGGCTGCCGCGCGAGCCCGAGGCCGCCGAAATACTGCTGGATCTCGGCCGGCCGATAGCCGCCGCCGAGCTCGACGATCGCGATGCACTGGCCCGCGCCGTCGCCGGGCGGGAAATCGTAGAGGGCCGCGAGCTGCGGCGGCGTGTAGGTGACGGCCGGCGCGCGCGCGGGCAGAAAAGTCGGCCGCAGCCGGAAATGCGGCCGGGCCTGCGGGCGATCGTCGAGCCCGAGCACCGCGGTGACGATGCCGTGCAACTCGTCGGGCAGCGTGATATCGCCCGTGCGGCCGCGATACTGGCCGATCGACCGATGCTCGAAGCGCTCGAGCTTCACGCCGAAGGCCGCCTCGAACTGCGCGATCGTGCCCGACAGCACGACGAGGCTCTCGACCGGATCGACGCGCGCGACCGCGAGGCCGCGCTGCTGCGCGAATGCCTCGACTTTCATGACGTCGTCGGGATGCGCGCCGAAACGCTGGGCGAACGCCTCGCGCGAGACAGGCTTCACGCCCGGATCGCCGCTCGCGAGGCCCTGCAACAATGAATCGAGGTGCTGCTCTTGCTGTCGCCGCAACATCACCACTACATGAATCGTCTCGGCCGGATCGCACGGCCCGATGCACGTGGATTCGGCGACGAGATGCGATTCGTTGCCGGCGTGAAGATGCCTTGCCATATTCGGACCCTCCAGAAGCCGTGGTGACGGATTGCCAGGATTCGGACACGGTCGCGCGATCGCAGTTCCGGGCGGTATGTCGGACGGCGCACACACGCCGCCATGGGGAGCGTGCGACAGTACGGCAAAGCAAG is a genomic window of Burkholderia mallei ATCC 23344 containing:
- a CDS encoding alpha-hydroxy acid oxidase codes for the protein MSTVTSSPIVEASRPAASAAATPRALRGVLSLHDFEARARRALPRPIFGYVGGAAEDNRTRDDNRAAFDEYGFVTRVLRDVSQRQQGVELFGRRYASPFGIAPMGINALSTYRGDIVLARAAQHAGIASIMSGSSLIPLEDVAAAAPDTWFQAYLPGDAGRIRALVERVARAGYRTLVVTVDIPVSANRENNVRSGFSTPLRPSPRLFWDGLTRPRWLLGTFARTLLAHGMPHFENSFATRGAPILSANVLRDFSARDHLSWAHVRQIREQWAGELVIKGVLSVEDARIAREAGADGIILSNHGGRQLDGAVSPMRILRDVVQAVGNGYPVMIDSGFRRGSDVLKAVALGARMVFVGRPFNYAAAVAGEAGVAHAIRLLREEVDRNLAMLGANGCDALTPDMLIRKR
- a CDS encoding S10 family peptidase yields the protein MSIDSTSSGGAQPLHHGANGSVHAPPPVIVAPKDDGDQPFFDPVAYGNGPDDSVTDTTEAAAITHHTVRIDGRTIAYTAAAGHLVTVDPSSSQPDAKIFYVAFTQDGQQEQTRPVTFFYNGGPGSSAVFVLLGSFAPRRIRTSMPSFTPPAPYRMEDNPDSLLDKSDLVFINPVGTGYSAAIAPRKNRDFWGVDQDANSIKQFIKRYLTKHNRWNSPKYLFGESYGTARSCVLAYKLHEDGVDLNGITLQSSILDYRQAGNPVGALPTAAADAWYHKRLGVAPTPTDLGAFVEEVAQFARTDYLGALRKFPQADAAVVKKLSDYTGIDTTTLLSWSLDIAGYDARGNALFLTTLLKAQGLALGAYDGRVTGIESGIAGRIDPNSGGNDPTMTAVSGVYTAMWNTYLNEQLKYTSNSSFTDLNDQAFKYWDFGHIDPTGEQQGVDAKGNVILYTAGDLAATMALNVDLKVLSANGLYDFVTPFYQTVLDLQQMPLEDPKVRQNLSARFYPSGHMVYLDGGSRTTLKHDLAQMYESTVRDTAAVMRIRALQEKKRA
- a CDS encoding DNA-binding protein — translated: MRGGLHAAPGRRRGRGRAHRMRRRAGCGVAALDVGGGCRDSDGANGANGANGANGANGANGANGANGANGANGANGANGANGANGTNGTNGTNGAAGADTGRGGSVALAHRERRAAAGGGAIFATAATGPSNGRHATDEGNRRRQPTKARDACRAPSPRERRGDDGFESPARRMRRGRRRNGASRPLR
- a CDS encoding S53 family peptidase — protein: MARHLHAGNESHLVAESTCIGPCDPAETIHVVVMLRRQQEQHLDSLLQGLASGDPGVKPVSREAFAQRFGAHPDDVMKVEAFAQQRGLAVARVDPVESLVVLSGTIAQFEAAFGVKLERFEHRSIGQYRGRTGDITLPDELHGIVTAVLGLDDRPQARPHFRLRPTFLPARAPAVTYTPPQLAALYDFPPGDGAGQCIAIVELGGGYRPAEIQQYFGGLGLARQPKLVDVSVGAGRNAPTGDPSGPDGEVALDIEIAGAIAPGATIAVYFAQNSDAGFIQAVNQAVHDTTNRPSVVSISWGAAEANWTSQSIQAFDSVLQSAAALGVTVCAASGDDGSNDGLQDGTNHVDFPASSPYVLACGGTRLDALPGQGIRSEVVWNDEAAGGGVSAVFDVPQWQSGLSATLAQGGGASPLAKRGVPDVAGDVSPATGYEVFVAGTSTVMGGTSAVAPLWAALVARINAAAGSPAGWINPKLYRNAGALHDISVGDNGAYAATPGWDACTGLGSPDGAKVAAALKGGAAG